One stretch of Glandiceps talaboti chromosome 7, keGlaTala1.1, whole genome shotgun sequence DNA includes these proteins:
- the LOC144437273 gene encoding uncharacterized protein LOC144437273: protein MSASHETMDSSDEDVFECGRCKEKFTSMDTFMVHKKSKQCQKNKNNSNSNTISQVVGLDVSNIPVPVVTVGTHMVSHIQDQRRHQSSSMVPHTATQDPGPHQNSSMVSHTATEEPTSMVTHTATRKAGLHRSSRVVPHTATHDLGPHQTSSTVLTESSFPKSMENQPSDPVAVKKGTFVQSLELRPPTQLKALIQAEMNTPGVNEMSRSDRSVSVDIIRQASIASGIEIADQFTDDQNTNKSESKPEETTVECTFCSVKIKTVGELQSHYSDVHNIAEQKAKQLAKEKQREINRAKLSSRRAKLAVKEHRKLTSHMCRVCNVSFKTAAKLTKHRKTKKHLDKKDQIQENKRSSRRKPEVMPDEDDYSEEQGPLKCASCDYETSEMRELRDHLTSHKKQSGKFTCNDCNLVFCSRRELANHSIAEHGKELRRPYKNRKVTCGDCGQQVQQRSLSKHKRTHAESKPELECPLCRHEASKESECETHVENHKVWVPVPNESSPNPLTTVPSGIIAVSAVPSIIGQVLPGSNQAVMTTGNPSSTIDLSSLGLEHIRTMQAAESLAQMCPENNVVVGVSDSKQHDETNISGNQSNLLISENSTDKTPKEDENCKDNNSEEKSGVKTKSDQLKCRECNTFHARSELAKHMRDKHRMIKMFLCREVSCRLTSTDLHEFCQHIMSHPSSVLFRCSCRKCLRKGNIDPGHKAELKKEKMRVYYQQMGFKCVKCWVKFPSQAGLDRHLVKESHNYPCPECDKVHVSKRQLRIHMITHQTERQYLCEKCGQDFKTPRDLQRHSISHSNIKPFQCMHCGKGFSFRNKLHRHILTVHTAVKPFTCSEPGCNKAFARKDKLVDHQRTHLSYEPFKCEFCQRGFFRKDNLKDHLVLHTGEFRFRCDICSKGFMRPKLLERHKKSEHSISEIEHHAIVDPTYQLCTIDGQSIACQELSIKDVNSQVQIQVKLAQ, encoded by the exons ATGAGTGCTAGCCATGAAACTATGGACTCTTCAG ATGAGGATGTCTTTGAATGTGGTCGATGTAAGGAAAAGTTTACATCAATGGACACATTCATGGTCCATAAGAAAAGCAAACAGTGCCAGAAGAATAAGAACAACAGTAACTCAAACACCATCAGCCAAGTAGTTGGGTTGGATGTTAGCAATATTCCCGTGCCTGTAGTAACAGTTGGAACACACATGGTTTCCCATATTCAAGATCAAAGACGACATCAGAGCAGCAGTATGGTACCTCACACTGCAACTCAAGATCCAGGACCACATCAAAACAGCAGCATGGTATCCCATACTGCAACTGAAGAACCAACCAGCATGGTAACCCATACTGCAACACGAAAAGCAGGATTACATCGTAGCAGCAGAGTAGTGCCTCATACAGCAACTCATGATCTAGGACCGCATCAAACCAGCAGCACAGTTTTAACAGAAAGTTCATTTCCAAAGTCGATGGAAAATCAACCCTCTGATCCAGTGGCTGTTAAAAAGGGCACTTTTGTGCAGTCTTTGGAGCTACGACCACCTACACAGCTCAAAGCACTTATCCAGGCTGAGATGAACACACCAGGTGTTAATGAGATGTCACGGTCAGATCGTAGTGTCTCTGTTGATATCATAAGACAAGCCAGCATTGCTAGTGGTATAGAAATAGCTGATCAGTTCACAGATGACCAAAATACCAATAAATCAGAGAGTAAGCCAGAAGAGACAACCGTTGAATGCACTTTTTGttcagtgaaaataaaaactGTTGGAGAACTACAGTCTCACTATTCTGATGTACATAATATTGCGGAACAGAAAGCTAAACAACTAGCCAAAGAAAAACAGCGAGAAATCAATAGAGCAAAGCTGAGTTCACGTAGGGCTAAACTGGCAGTGAAAGAACATAGGAAACTGACATCACATATGTGCAGGGTGTGTAACGTGTCATTCAAAACTGCAGCTAAACTGACTAAACACAGAAAGACCAAGAAACATCTTGACAAAAAAGATCAGATTCAAGAGAACAAAAGAAGTAGCAGAAGGAAACCAGAAGTGATGCCAGATGAAGATGACTACTCAGAGGAACAGGGACCCTTGAAGTGTGCAAGTTGTGACTATGAAACATCTGAAATGAGAGAACTCAGAGATCATCTGACAAGTCATAAAAAACAGAGTGGTAAATTTACGTGTAATGACTGTAACCTGGTCTTCTGTAGTAGAAGAGAATTGGCTAACCACAGCATTGCAGAGCATGGTAAGGAGTTAAGAAGACCATACAAAAATAGGAAGGTGACGTGTGGTGACTGTGGCCAACAAGTTCAGCAGAGAAGCCTTTCCAAACACAAACGTACACATGCTGAGTCTAAACCAGAATTGGAATGTCCGCTATGTAGACATGAAGCATCTAAAGAAAGTGAATGTGAAACTCATGTAGAAAATCACAAAGTTTGGGTACCAGTACCAAATGAATCGTCGCCAAATCCACTTACTACAGTGCCAAGTGGTATAATTGCTGTCAGTGCTGTTCCCAGCATTATTGGTCAAGTTCTACCAGGCAGTAACCAGGCTGTCATGACTACAGGTAATCCATCAAGCACTATAGACCTGTCCAGTTTAGGACTCGAACACATTAGAACCATGCAGGCTGCAGAGTCTTTGGCACAGATGTGTCCTGAGAATAATGTGGTTGTCGGTGTCAGTGATTCAAAGCAACATGATGAAACTAACATATCTGGGAACCAGAGTAACCTGCTGATCAGTGAAAACTCTACTGATAAAACACCTAAGGAGGATGAGAATTGCAAAGACAATAATAGCGAAGAGAAGAGTGGAGTGAAAACTAAATCTGATCAACTCAAATGCAGGGAATGCAACACTTTCCATGCTAGATCAGAGCTAGCCAAACACATGCGGGACAAGCACAGAATGATAAAGATGTTCCTTTGTCGTGAGGTATCGTGTAGACTGACGAGCACAGACCTACATGAATTCTGTCAGCATATTATGAGTCATCCTAGCAGTGTACTATTCAGGTGTAGTTGTAGAAAGTGTTTGAGGAAAGGTAATATTGATCCCGGCCATAAAGCAGAGTTGAAGAAGGAAAAGATGCGAGTGTACTATCAACAGATGGGTTTCAAGTGTGTCAAGTGTTGGGTGAAATTTCCAAGCCAAGCCGGCCTAGACAGACACCTTGTCAAGGAATCGCACAACTATCCGTGCCCAGAGTGTGACAAAGTCCATGTCAGCAAACGACAATTAAGAATCCACATGATCACGCATCAAACAGAAAGACAGTATCTATGTGAGAAGTGTGGACAGGATTTCAAAACACCACGAGATCTACAAAGACACAGTATATCTCACAGCAACATCAAACCATTCCAGTGTATGCATTGTGGAAAAGGATTCAGCTTTCGCAATAAACTGCATCGACATATCCTGACTGTTCACACAGCTGTCAAACCCTTCACCTGCTCAGAACCTGGCTGTAATAAGGCATTCGCTCGCAAAGATAAACTGGTTGACCATCAGAGGACACACCTTTCATATGAACCCttcaaatgtgaattttgtcaAAGAGGATTTTTCAGGAAAGATAATCTGAAAGATCATTTAGTTCTTCATACAGGAGAGTTCCGATTCCGATGTGATATTTGTTCTAAGGGATTCATGAGACCAAAACTGTTAGAGAGGCACAAGAAATCAGAGCATTCTATCAGTGAGATAGAACATCATGCTATAGTTGATCCCACTTACCAACTTTGTACAATTGATGGCCAGTCTATTGCTTGTCAGGAACTGTCTATTAAAGATGTCAATTCACAAGTTCAAATTCAAGTCAAGCTTGCACAATAA